The following proteins are co-located in the Acanthochromis polyacanthus isolate Apoly-LR-REF ecotype Palm Island chromosome 7, KAUST_Apoly_ChrSc, whole genome shotgun sequence genome:
- the thoc5 gene encoding THO complex subunit 5 homolog has product MSSDALKKRKSKVLRSDGGTPEMKRGRGEGDMQDVRVYSEEVELDGRSPDQDFLQYKESCESLATLMSEIQELKASGAKEGCVEVEQRRMQSCIHFMNLKKLNRLAHMRLKRGRDQTHEAKQRVDVLHLQLQNLLYEVMHLQKEISKCLEFKSKHEEIDLVSEGEFYQEAPQEISRPHLTKNDPHQLTLARLDWELEQRKRLAEKYKESQASRETIQKSIEVKKEHLTSLQPGLNAIMQASLPVQEYLSMPFEQTQKQTEIARHLPPPLYVLFVQANAYGQACDKNLSVSISGDVDEAKALSKPPDDSQDDESDSDAEEEQEKTKRRRPTTGGQLDDKRREMLKRHPLSLCLDLKCKDGSILHLFFYYLMNLNILTVKTKVSTATDLNTAISAGELLKSDTLLSCLYTSDHGRETPNPANRYQFDKVGIVSFADYVEDLGHPYMWVQNLGGLHFPSDSSETVSVGSSLSASHMESTMKLLRGRVQSRLALHKQFASLEHSIIPVSSECQHLFPAKIISRLARWTTISQQEYMDLQYTRHVSDAGLAKETDLYFMSVVERGTARLQAAVVLSPRYPEISPLFSLSLSWKGERSGRTDDNLRAMESEVNVFKNELQGPRPGHQLLTNQIARLCVCLDVYLETEGQDDGVEGPREFPREKMCLRTVRGPNRLKPFKYNHPQGFFSHR; this is encoded by the exons GATGTGCGTGTTTATAGTGAGGAGGTGGAGCTGGACGGCAGGAGCCCTGACCAGGACTTCTTGCAGTATAAAGAATCATGTGAGAGTCTGGCCACACTCATGAGTGAGATCCAGGAACTGAAAGCCAGTGGAGCCAAGGAAGGG TGTGTGGAAGTCGAGCAGAGGCGTATGCAGAGCTGCATCCACTTCATGAATCTGAAAAAACTCAATCGTCTGGCTCACATGCGACTAAAGAGAGGCAGAGACCAGACACATGAG GCAAAACAGAGAGTTGATGTGCTTCACCTTCAGCTGCAGAACCTGCTTTACGAAGTTATGCATCTTCAGAAGGAGATCAGCAAATGTCTGGAGTTCAA GTCTAAGCATGAGGAAATAGACTTGGTCAGTGAGGGAGAGTTTTACCAGGAGGCTCCACAGGAGATTTCCAGGCCTCATCTTACAAAAAATGATCCTCACCAACTCACACTGGCCCGACTGGACTGGGAGCTCGAACAGAGGAAGAG GTTGGCAGAGAAATATAAGGAGTCCCAGGCATCAAGGGAGACAATTCAAAAGAGTATTGAAGTGAAGAAAGAGCATCTGACAAGCTTGCAGCCAGGACTCAATGCCATTATGCAG GCCTCTCTCCCAGTGCAGGAGTACCTCTCCATGCCGTTTGAACAGactcagaaacaaacagagatTGCCCGCCACCTGCCTCCACCtctttatgtcttgtttgttcAAGCAAATGCCTATGGCCAAGCCTGTG ACAAGAACTTGAGTGTCTCAATCAGCGGTGATGTGGATGAGGCCAAAGCCCTGTCCAAACCTCCAGATGACTCCCAGG ATGATGAAAGTGATTCAGACGCAGAGGAGGAGCAAGAGAAAACA aagagaagaagacCAACCACGGGTGGCCAGCTGGATGATAAAAGACGGGAGATGCTGAAAAGGCACCCTCTGTCCCTTTGCTTGGACCTGAAGTGTAAAG ACGGCAGCATCCTCCATCTTTTCTTCTACTACCTGATGAATCTCAACATTTTGACCGTAAAGACCAAGGTCTCCACCGCCACAGATCTCAACACCGCCATCAGCGCAGG GGAGCTGCTGAAATCAGACACTTTGCTCAGCTGTCTCTACACCAGCGACCACGGACGAGAAACACCCAATCCAGCTAACCGCTACCAGTTTGACAAAGTCGG GATTGTTTCCTTTGCGGATTATGTGGAGGACCTAGGCCACCCATATATGTGGGTTCAGAATCTGGGAGGACTGCATTTTCCAAGTGATTCTTCAGAG ACTGTGAGTGTTGGCAGTTCTCTGAGTGCCAGCCACATGGAGAGCACCATGAAGCTGCTGAGGGGACGAGTCCAGTCCCGCTTGGCTTTGCACAAACAGTTTGCCTCCTTAG AGCACAGCATCATCCCTGTCTCCAGTGAGTGTCAGCACCTCTTCCCTGCCAAAATCATCTCCCGTTTAGCACGCTGGACCACCATCAGTCAGCAGGAGTACATG GATCTGCAGTATACACGCCATGTGAGTGATGCTGGGTTGGCAAAGGAGACTGACCTGTACTTTATGTCAGTGGTTGAAAGGGGCACAG CTCGCCTCCAGGCTGCAGTGGTGCTGAGTCCTCGTTACCCAGAGATCTCCCctctcttctccctctctctgagCTGGAAGGGAGAGCGCAGTGGACGCACTGATGACAACCTCAGA GCCATGGAGAGTGAGGTCAATGTGTTCAAAAATGAACTACAGGGACCACGTCCAGGACACCAGCTCCTGACCAACCAAATTGCACGCCTGTGTGTCTGCCTGGATGTTTATTTGGAGACTGAAGGACAAGATGACGGCGTGGAAGGACCACGAGAGTTCCCCCGTGAAAAGATGTGCTTGCGCACTGTCAG GGGCCCAAATCGCCTGAAGCCGTTCAAGTACAACCATCCTCAGGGCTTCTTCAGTCATCGTTAA
- the LOC110953678 gene encoding neurofilament heavy polypeptide has translation MSFTVEHHFMGPGSYRKARPASVSSSGFHSQRRRHTYSQPSSIDSLETFNGDMTRRSEKEILQALNDRFAGYIDKVRNLEMHNRNLEAEAAALRQSQAGRASVGEHYERELCDLRGLLQQLTGEKARAALEHEHLEEDIQHLRVRLEDEARNREELEAGVRTMKKYVEECRLARLELDKKMCALEEEAAFLKKNHEEEVAELLAQIQGAQVSFDMRDALKADVTSALREIRSQLDTHASKSATHAEEWFKVRMERLSEAARSNQNAIRGSQEEIAEYRRQLQSRTIELETLRGTKESLERQRIESEDRHQDDLNSLQETINQLDNELKTTKWEMASQLKDYQELLNVKMALDIEIAAYRKLLEGEENRFVSGGGPYSYLEGRISAHLKMKGEEISDTVIVEEQTDETQVTEVTEEADEEEEEEEGKNEEAGEEEEEGEETKEEEEGEAEEGENKEEEGEAEEEKEEEKGEEEKEEGEEKGDEEEAGEEEEKSKSPEKAASPPSKSPQPKSPVVKSPESKSPQKSPESKSPAAKSPMPKSPEKSPAVKSPAGDESKSPVSKSPPSKSPEPKSPPPKTPEPKSPEKEVAKPVAVKDTPKEEKKEEKKEEKPQPEKEEKKEKEQPVKEEKKEEPKEKEAAKPDTKKESKAEEAPKKEEPSKPAAPSKPAEDKPAPKSEPKESAPPAKEEKPSAPKPEKAEPEAKPAPKAEPEKTESKKEEKKPEEKKPEEKPAPKVEPEKTETKKEEKKPEEKKEASKAESKEAAKMEKAEKSSGTESKESKEEKAKK, from the exons ATGAGTTTCACCGTAGAGCACCACTTCATGGGCCCGGGCTCGTACCGCAAGGCTCGGCCCGCCTCGGTGTCCTCCAGCGGCTTTCACTCCCAGCGCCGCCGCCACACCTACAGCCAGCCATCCTCCATCGACAGCCTGGAGACGTTCAACGGCGACATGACGCGGAGGAGCGAGAAAGAGATCCTGCAGGCTCTCAACGACCGGTTCGCCGGTTACATCGACAAGGTGCGGAACTTGGAGATGCACAACCGCAACCTGGAGGCTGAGGCGGCGGCGCTGCGGCAGAGCCAGGCCGGACGCGCGTCTGTTGGGGAGCACTACGAGCGGGAGCTGTGTGACCTGAGGGgtctcctgcagcagctgacCGGGGAGAAGGCCCGCGCGGCTCTGGAGCACGAGCACCTGGAGGAAGACATCCAGCACCTGCGGGTCCGGCTGGAGGATGAGGCGCGCAACCGGGAGGAGTTGGAGGCTGGCGTTCGCACCATGAAGAAGTACGTGGAGGAGTGCCGGCTGGCGCGCCTGGAGCTGGACAAGAAGATGTGCGCCCTGGAGGAGGAGGCCGCttttctgaagaagaaccaCGAGGAAGAAGTGGCGGAGCTCCTGGCGCAGATTCAGGGCGCGCAGGTGAGCTTCGACATGCGGGACGCGCTCAAGGCGGACGTCACCAGCGCACTGCGAGAGATCCGCTCACAGCTGGACACTCACGCATCCAAGAGCGCAACGCACGCCGAGGAGTGGTTCAAAG TGCGTATGGAGCGCCTGTCCGAAGCTGCTAGGTCTAACCAGAATGCAATCCGTGGATCCCAGGAGGAGATTGCAGAATACCGCCGCCAGCTCCAGAGCCGCACCATTGAGCTGGAAACTCTTCGGGGAACCAAGGAGTCACTGGAGAGGCAGCGTATAGAGAGCGAAGACAGACACCAAGATGACCTCAACTCACTACAG gAGACCATCAACCAGCTGGACAATGAGCTGAAAACTACCAAATGGGAGATGGCCAGCCAGCTGAAAGACTATCAGGAGCTGCTGAATGTGAAGATGGCTCTGGATATTGAGATTGCTGCTTACAG GAAGCTGCTGGAGGGAGAGGAGAATCGCTTTGTTTCAGGTGGCGGCCCGTACTCTTATCTGGAAGGCAGAATCTCTGCCCACTTGAAAATGAAAGGAGAAGAGATCTCAGATACAGTCATCGTAGAGGAGCAGACAGATGAGACTCAGGTGACGGAGGTGACAGAAGAGGCcgatgaggaagaggaagaggaggagggaaagaATGAAGaagcaggagaggaggaagaggaaggagaggaaaccaaagaagaggaggagggagaagctGAGGAAGGCGAGAataaggaggaagaaggagaggcagaggaagagaaggaggaagaaaagggagaggaggaaaaggaggaaggagaggagaaaggagATGAAGAAGAGGCAGGTGAGGAAGAAGAGAAGTCTAAATCTCCAGAAAAGGCTGCATCTCCTCCCTCAAAATCCCCTCAGCCTAAATCTCCTGTTGTCAAATCACCAGAatctaaatcaccacaaaaatcacCAGAATCTAAATCACCAGCAGCCAAATCCCCGATGCCCAAATCACCTGAAAAGTCCCCTGCAGTCAAATCTCCTGCAGGAGACGAGTCAAAGTCACCAGTGTCAAAATCCCCACCCAGCAAATCCCCTGAGCCTAAATCTCCTCCTCCCAAGACCCCTGAACCAAAGTCTCCAGAGAAGGAGGTGGCCAAGCCTGTTGCTGTCAAAGACACCCctaaagaggagaaaaaagaggagaaaaaggaggagaagcCTCAGCCTgagaaggaggaaaagaaggaaaaagaacagccagtgaaggaggagaagaaagaggagccCAAAGAGAAAGAGGCAGCCAAACCTGATACAAAGAAAGAGAGCAAAGCAGAGGAAGCACCAAAAAAGGAAGAACCTTCAAAACCTGCGGCTCCCAGCAAACCTGCCGAGGACAAACCAGCCCCCAAATCTGAGCCCAAAGAGAGCGCTCCCCCTGCAAAGGAGGAGAAGCCCTCTGCTCCGAAACCAGAGAAGGCCGAGCCGGAGGCAAAGCCAGCCCCTAAAGCAGAGCCtgagaaaacagaaagcaagaaggaggagaagaagccaGAGGAGAAGAAGCCAGAGGAAAAGCCTGCACCTAAAGTAGAACCCGAGAAAACAGAAACcaagaaagaggagaagaagccggaggagaaaaaggaggCTAGTAAAGCAGAGAGTAAAGAGGCTGCAAAGATGGAGAAGGCTGAGAAGTCCTCTGGCACCGAGTCAAAAGAGAGCAAGGAGGAAAAGGCCAAGAAGTGA